One Ranitomeya variabilis isolate aRanVar5 chromosome 4, aRanVar5.hap1, whole genome shotgun sequence genomic window, CAGACCGTAATGGAATGGACCATCTTGTTGTATGCAATAAAGTATGCCACATAGACTGCCTGCCTAcctatcactgacatctatataccctGTAATTAGTCCTTTGAAGGACTGTtgatttagctggatttgtggactCAACAATGCTATACCCACACTAATACCCCACCTATTCTGTCCCTATTGCTGCAGCAATCTCCCTACACTGGTGATTCCGGACCCGAGTGTGATGAGTTGGGCGGCACCAGGTCTGTTAGGTCTTCTCGAATCTGGTTGTTTTTAAAAGACTCTGGCGATAACCCCGAAaacgccatttgcaccacctgccatgcccgcatcagcaggggtggcaaaactaccagcctgaccaccaccagcatgatcaggcacatggcagcaaagcccgCGACTTTGTGGGTCAAACCTCAGGGTCAGGAACAGTGTAtgctggtgacaccactgcttctcccGCTGCTGTGCgtggaagccaatcccctgtccatggtgcctgcAAAGATGCCTCACAATTAGCACCATCACCAAGCACTTCCTTGTctcagtgcagcattcagttgaaCATACCCCAGTCCTTAGAATGCAAGTGTaaatacgcagccaacaccccacaggtaaCAGTACTAAGTTCACACAgttctcatctgcttgtgctcgaaatgttgcctcttAGGCTCATGgaaacagaagctttccgcaaccttatGGCAGcatccgtcccaaggtactcggtccccagccgccactatttctcccggtgtgccgccccagcattacacaagcacatcTTCCACAACATCAGCCgtgacctcaacaatgctgttactggaaaggtccacataaccacggacacgtgaacaagtgcttgtgggcagggatggtacatctcgctgatggcacactgggataacatagtggaagccgggacccagttggacattgggatggaacatgtcctcacgacgccaaggattgcgggccctatgtcaatcaaggttgcccccacagtttacagctcctgcaactcttccttttcagcctccatctctgaaatgaccacatcagtcacaagctagaAGCACTGTAGCTCTGCCTCGGCAAAGCAgcagcaggctgtgctgaagccaatatgcttaggtgacaaaccgcacaatgctgaagagttgtggactgctCTGAAAGACCAGGCAGATCTGTAGTGGACacctctgaacctacagccaggcatggtcgtgtgtgacaatggccagaacctggtggcggctctgaggcgagctcacacacataccatgcctggcccatgtgcttatccTCATTGTTCAAtgctttctgaaaagctacccggagctgccttaTCTGCTTGTGAAAATAGGCAGCCTgtgtgcccttgccatgcttcagtagtgtttgcagcttccggatcaccgactggtgtgcgatgtcccCACGCCTCGGAActttacactgcatattttggaaaggatttgtgagcagaagagggcagttgctgactaccagcatcaacaaggctgtcgatattcagttcagactccacacataagacctcaggagtggatatggatgtcagacatatgtatcatcctacaaaactttgatgaatccaccaagatggtgagcggcaatgacgcctcaattagcgtcaccatcccgcttctctttctggaaatctctctgctcacaatgaaagaggatgcattgcaggtggagcacgatgagatggagcaaggaatgatacagggtgattacacacagcccagcgtcATGTCATCCCAaatgtggattggttgacaatgacgaagaagaggaggaggaagaacaggagctactttcatgagctatagacagtactacaagcacaactgtcagacagtctgttcagcgtggatggcctgagggcagggaggagagcatggtcagtcatcctcttggtgaggacacggaagtcttgcctgttagcagtctggcacgcatggctgactttatgttgagctgcctttcccatgacattcgtattctcaaaattttgggtgacagtcattactggttagtgacacttctagaccctcgctacaaggagaactttcaatcttttcttCCAGAGGTTGACagatctactaaaatggtgcagtaccagaaggctCTTGTTGCGGATTTATTAAAAaacttcccatctgaaaacgctggcagcatgTTGATGTGTACTCCCCcccccccaggggaaaatgtttgttagcccatacacttactgcataggcattacaagtataggaaaaCATTTTTCAAAGGCCATAGTCCACATttattccaagggggattggggtgcatgcaaatttggaacaggccttgcattcacttcatgggcaaactttatgggagtaccaaatgactaataatgggaactttgttttCATGTGGCCATTCAAAACGTCGGTTCaaaagcttattggggtgcatgtaactttggggcagggcaggcattgcattcaatgcttaagcaaacagtatgggagtaccaaatgaataatggaaACTTTGGTTGTATGTGGTCATCCATTACGTCTATGCAATGggttgtgtccaaactttgggcagccctgccactcctggaataacagtataagggacccactgtttaataatgggaacaacaagcaTAGCCAGCTCATGGatttctaagaatagtgagggccgactgatggccctataaaaatagactgcgtgactttcagagtccctccttcataaatgaaacaggatgtgtctgatgatgtgtcagacACCACATCGccaaataaggttgtaaaatgttaaaattacatttcccagtgaatgcatttgttttggttgaaagcaatgctaaagttgaaaaacgcatcataaACGATACGTGtggacatagcccaagtggtggaggaaaatttttgttttgggttattttgccttacatactaatcaaaaggatgttccttaacaaatttcccaggaaaatccattttggtttcctttttgtatgttttattgtgcgcctgtaaaagtggtgtaagactctgacagcattgttcacagctgtgacctgggagtcaaaaatgcttccaggggtattccccatgatgttcccatgtcatttgagcactgttcccatccatTTAAGACGTTTTTAGACCTCAAATGGACCCCCGGGGGGGGGGGAAAGTCGCGGCAAGAATGCTCGGTtttcccacagacttacattagggtcattgctcgggtcgagcaacctagcattccaatttgcttgacccgagcaatgagcacccaagcattgtagtgctcgcccatcactaatatagACGTGATGAAGCTccgcagccaatcactgtaatgcgacaaccaacatggctgcggcattacagtgcgtggcagacaatACCTGCATGGTGATTAGCGCTCTTtggagtgccaaacatgcagggtggggacgagagctcccgccgaataaaccCAGAAATGCTCGGCACTCACCGAGTATCACGAGCACTGCGATGCTTGGGCGAGTACCGAGGATGCTCTTTCATCActaattatatagtcattacagagtgaactatctcaagtgtttatttctgttaatgttgatgattatgacttacagccaataaaaagccaaaagtcattatctcagtaaattagaatgctttataacaccagcttgaaaaatgattttaaaatccaaaatgttggcctacaaaaatggatattcagaaaatgcactcaatacctggtcgaggctctttttgcatcaattactgcatcaatgtggactGGCATGGAGGCCTAATGGCCTaatgcactgctgaggtgttatggaagcccatgttaatttgcagccttcagctcgtctgcattattgggtctggtgtctcatcttactcttgacaataccccatatattctctatggggttaagctcaggttgagtttgctggccaattaaacACAGTGAtaatgtttttaaaccaggtattcgtACTtgtgacagtgtggacaggtgccaagtcctgctggagaattacatttccatctccaaaaagcttgttggcagagggaagcatgaagtgctctaaaatttcctggtagatggctgtgctgactgtgggcttgataaaacacagtggacctacaggagcagatgacataggtccccaaaccatcactgattgtggaaacttcacactagacctcaaacagcttggattgtggcctctacaCCTGGGACCTCAATTTCcatatgaaatgcaaaatttactttcatctgaaaacaacacttggACCACTGAGCTTCAGTCCGGTTCTTTTTCACCTTAGCCCAGGTTAGACGATTTTGACGTAGTCTATTGGCCACGAGTGGCTTcatacaaggaatgcgacacttgtaatcCATGTCcatgatacgtctgtgtgtggtggttcttgaagcaatgactgcagcaacagtccactccttgtgaatctcccccaaattttttaatggccttttcttaacaatactttcaaggctgcggttatcctggttgcttctagcacattttttccttccactcaaccttccattaatatgcttggatacagcactctgaacagccagctactttagcaatgaccttttgtggcttaccctccttctggagtgtgtcaatgactgccttctagacatctgtccagtcagcagtcttcctcatgattgtggagcctactgtaacagactaagggaccttttttaaatgcttaggaagccattgcaggtgtttttattctaatttactgatataatgacttttgggttttcattggctgtagatatagtcatcaacagaaataaacacgagaTAGATCTCTCTAATGGCTCTAAATAATacgttttgcattgaagaactgaaataaattaactttttgatgatatactaatttagtgagaagcacttgtatgtgactatgtaaaaacaattaagaacataaagcttctcccctgtgtgaattctttggtggctagaaagagatggtttcttcacaaaacattcttccacattatgaacatgaaaatggcttctcccctatgtggcttttctggtggctaacaaaattcgctttgtggttaaaacatttcccacattctgaacaggaaaaaggcttcttccctgtgtgtgatctatgatgtctgacaagaGCTGATTTatgtagaaaacatttcccacattctgaacaggaaaaaggcttctctactgtgtgagttctttggtggctaacaagatgcgctttcctgtaaaaacatttatcacattctgaacatgaataaggtttctcccctgtgtggattttcTGGTGGCTAGCAAGATCCGTTTtgcgtttaaaacatttcccacattctgaacaggaaaaaggcttctcccctgtgtgggttttctggtggttaACAAGATTTgccttttggttaaaacatttcccacattctgaacaggaaaaaggcttctcccctgtgtgggttttctggtggctaacaagacacactttttggttaaaacatttcccacattctgaacaggaaaaaggcttatcccctgtgtgagatcttctGTGGGTAATAAGATgccctttgtggttaaaacatttcccacattctgaacaggaaaaaggcttttcccctgtgtgagatctgtgATGTGTGATAAGAACatttttatctgcaaaacatttcccacatactgaacaggaaaaaggcttctcccctgtgtgtgatCTATGATGTTTGACAAGATTtgatttatgtgcaaaacatttcccacattcagaacaggaaaaaggcttctcccctgtgtgggttttctggtggctaacaagactcgctttctggttaaaacatttcccacattctgaacaggaaaaattcttctcccctgtgtgagttctattatGTCTGACAAGAactgatttatctagaaaacattttccacattctgaacaggaaaaaggcttctctcctgtgtgagttctttggtgggtaacaagatgctctttccgaataaaacattttccacattctgaacatgaaaaaggcttctcccctgtgtgaattctctggtgactaaGAAGATATGATTTCTtggtaaaacatctcccacacttggaacaagaaaatctactGTCTGTTTTGTGATGGTTTTGTTGTTTAAGAAAGTTTTCCCCTAGAAAAGtcctatttccatattctgaaaatgaaaatgtcttCATTGCTTTAGGAGCGGTTCGTTTTTGTATAGTTGATTTGTGACTCTGATTTTCCTTagcagtcggtaatgaatcagaagacaggacctgttccaaaggatcagatgacagatctttgctgtgaagggatgatggtatatcttgaGTAATGGCAtttacttcaattgtatcctgtgggatctcaagaccatctgatttaaacattgaagatgtcagctgtcctgtTGATCTCCTGGTatggtcatctgccaagaataaaactaagtattattttagaataaaatatccttgaattctatacttaacatttctacttaaatgGTCTCTAAAAATAGCAAGTTATGCAAAAttattgaattattcaccaagacaatgataGTTTACAATTTACTAGACAGCGCTCAATCACATTAAGCATCCATGTTTTTGGCATTATTATAGTGAGAAGAAACCACTTACTTTACGGCATGTGTATctactggagcacaatctgggcacgatgtgttgggtaataacttgggatatttgcaattttcactttccaATATCCACTGCGCGTGCTAATATATGGAAACTGCCAGTGCAGTCAAAGTAGTCACTATTcctatagattaattcattgagggttataatttacaaaatggagtcactttattaGGATTTCATCCGCTGTGGTTTTTTGCAATTTTATCATATTAGGGATTCTGCAAATGGTGTGCCCCATCTCCTCTGGTatctgctcctgcaatgtctgcttcggacaccagacgcggcttactcattctgcaggcgatgctggtaacagaggtggggttggaaccagaagctcttggcggtgcaggctctgcccagccactaagattagggtgcctgacatctgtagtaccatccagtctggccGTATGGGTATGTGTGCTTTCAGCTGCAGTAATCTGCTTCCTGTTTTAGCCAATCGGAATGCACCAAATCTTttttaatcagatacatttttattaaccgtaacaagatttacaacagatcacatgttcatactaattttatgttttacagtaaattaacccccccatgGAGACCATATCAGGAGCAAACAATAATTCGTCCATAGTTGACAATATCAAACAGAGTTCCAGTTTACCATAAGTTGTACTCTATAATACTATATACTGGTATAACATAAATTAATCCTATCCAACCACGGCCGCTATAATTTATGGAAGAAATCCAGCTTGTTTGTCATAGTGTAAATATTTTTGCGTCTGGCCGGAGGCTCCTCTCTAATCCAATATTTTGCAATCAGTTTCCTTGCAATAAATAATCTTGCAATTACAATTTTAGTCGTATTGTCAGATAATATTTCCTCCACATATCCTAACATACACATTAACGGATCCCTAGGAATAACGTACCCATACACCACTCCAATGCAGTACAACACTACAATCCAATAGGAGGACAATCTGGGACAATGCCAAAGCATATGCAATATGTCCGCCTGAGATTGCGAACACCTTGGGCAATCAGATTTGGACTTTGAAAGCACCACACCTTACTAAAGCTTGAAGCATATTGCCGGaatctgccagatacagccttgatctcctctagttcagtcctctgtgctcagctcccggcttgtgtatttgtttcctgttgtgaccttggcctgtttactgactactcttatGTCTCCCGAGTTAGTATTTTCTCTGGCCTCGTGGTTCTGACATGGTTATCTGTCTATTCTTCTTCCCACCTTATTCCACAGAACAGTAGGTAACACTGGGCTtcaagcctaggggtctctgtgtAAGTCCAAATCCATGTAGAGGTTAAAGAAGTTAAAAGATGATGGgcaaaactgtgactatagacaattacacatctactgaaatgatcaagctgaacaatgatcctcaggaaaaaaaaaatgagtagtggtgaaacttctctggagtaattggagtatgggactcggtggctctaagcaatataaactatcgtaaggagcaatattttctgtcagatgaatgtcaagaagaaatattagacatttaaatagaactttttataatagtgcagagctgaggtgTCTTAAATTTATATCTCAGGCATTTGGTAATTGAAACCTTTTTTTAAAACACTCCCAGGGAGTTACAGACTCAGGTAAGTGAgacaggctaaaggtaccttcacacgaaacgacatcgctagcgatccgtgacgttgcagcgtcctcgctagcgatatcgtttcgtttgacacgcagcagcgatcaggatcctgctgtgatgtcgctggtcgctgaataaagtccagaactttatttggtcgtccgatcgctgtgtatcgttgtgtttgaaagcaaaagcaacgatacccagcgatgttttacactggtaaccagggtaaacatcgggttaccaagcgcagggccgcgcttagtaacccgatgtttaccctggttaccagcgtaaaagtaaaaaaacaaacagcacatacttacatgcgtcccccagcgtctgcttcctgacacttactgagcgccggcacctaaagtgaaagtgaaagcacagcggtgacgtcaccgctctgctgttagggccggagctcagtcagtgtcaggaagcagacgctgggggacgcatgtaagtatgtgctgtttgttttttttactattacgctggtaaccagggtaaacatcgggttactaagcgcggccctgcgcttagcaacccgatgtttaccctggttacccggggacctcggcatcgttggtcgctggagagcggtctgtgtgacagctctccagcgatcaaacagcgacgctgcagcgatcagcatcgttgtcgctatcgctgcagcgtcgcttcgtgtgaaggtaccttaatcctACCACAATCAAACAATCATAAATTatgaacttgtaaaaaaaaaaaatatatgttataTCCTCAACAGCATATGTatgaggggagaactccaacactaaactggagttgcactcatttatggtggactactggagctactatgagtcctgaccagaagagtagagaaagtattagcgcccccatttcaggagagattactgcacaatctgaattatttaggattgaaaacataaatgtaatttatgatgtggagtgaatccatgaaaccagggctcgagccatgcgaacacatctcctgcaggcgtgaataaattTACAGTGGGTACCGGAAGTATTcataaccctttaaatttttcactttgtttctttgcagccatttcttaaattcaaaaaagttcaattcttttctcattaatgtacactccaagtgcggtgaaattgcaaaaaaaaaagtgcaatcccatacttgttctttgtttggcttttttgctaccttcactaaatgctaaaactgacctgacattataattctcctggtcattacgagttcatagacatcaaacatgtctaggttcttttttatctaaatggtgaaaaaaaattccaaactttgttaaaaaaaaaaaaaaatttatgccattttctgatacccgtagagtCTTATTTTTTGCGATCTCGGGTTGGGtgttggcttattttttgcgcgctgagctgacgtttttaaagataccatgttggtgtagatacgatgttttgattgcccatttttgcattttaatgcaatgtcgtggcgaccaaaaaaacatttctggagttttgacatttttttctcgctacgaggtttagcgatcaggctaatccttttttttattgatagatcgggcaactctgaaagcgacaataccaaatatgtgtaggtttgattttatttttgttttattttgaatggggtgaaagggttaTGAGttgaaattttatatttttacatttttaaaactttttttaaattaaactttcggcatgcttcaatagtctccataggagactagaagctgccacaactcgattggctctgctacatagaggcgatgttcaggttGCCTCTATATAACAGATTTATTCACTTGCAATAAGTGTCAACCACTGGATGGCGCTCACAGaaagccagcactgacaaccatagaagtttccaggagacctcagattgtcatgccaacacaccggtgacccgcgatcaagtGACGGGTTGTCACCAGTGTGTTTATTTCCGGCACGATTGACAGAAGCAAAATTTAAATGcagttgtcagagtttgacagcagcatttaactggttaatagccgcgggtggttcTCGATTCCACCCATGGCCATTGTgacacatgccagctgttcaaagatgtgggctcaccgccgtagcccacatcaaagggagggagtcagacatcggcgtactattacacccgatgtcaataaggggttaaaccgataagacttgatttggaaaggcacacacctgtctatataagagctcacagctcacagtgcatgtcagaccaaatgagaatcatgaggccaaaggaactggccaaggagctgagagacagaattgtggcaaggcacagatctggccaaggttacaacagaatttctgcagtactcaaggttcttaagagcaccgtggcctccataatccttaaatggaagaggttTGGGCCCACCACAAGTCTTCGTAGACCTGGTCATCCAGCTAaactgggagaagagccttggtgagagaagtaaagaagaaaaccaagatcactgtggctgagctccagggatgcagtagggagatgggagaaagtcaactatcactacagccctcaCCCGTCGGgcgtttatggcagagtggcccgacggaagcctttcctcagtgcaagacatatgaaagcccacatagagtttactaaaaaacacataaaggactcccagactatgagaaataagattctctggtctgatgagatgaagatagacctttttggtgataattctacgcGATATGTGTGGAGGAAAACAGGCActcctcatcacctgcccaatacaatcccatcagtgaaacatggtggtggcagcatcatgttatgggggtgtttttcagctgcaaggacagggcAACTGGCtgctattgaaggaaacatgaatgcggccaagtacagagatttcctggatgaaaaccccttccagagtgctttggatctcagacttggccgaaggttcaccttccaacaagacaatgactcacagctaaaataacaaagtagtggcttcagaacaactctgtgaccattcttgactggcccagccagagccctgacctagacccaattgagcatctctggagagacctgaaaatggctgcccaccaacgttcaccatcccacCTGaccaaactggagaggatctgcaaggaagaatggcagaggatccccaaatccaggtgtgaaaaacttgttgcatcattcccaagaagactcatggctgtactagctcaaaagggtgtttctactcaatacttaATAGCAAagtgtttgaatacttatgaccatgtgatatttcagtttttctttttaataaatttgcaaaaattactacatttctatttttttcagtcaagatggggtgcagaatgtacattactgaaaaaaatataactttatttttaatttacccactggctgcaatgaaacagagtgaaaaatttaaaggggtctgaatactttccgtacccactgtatattacagccatcagccactaaCAACTTAGAGCCATAtcatggcgcaggtgtactttttattatgtagtttatcacaatcctgtcTGAAGTTAGTCAGTTTTATAAGAAATTGTAAAATCAGGATAAAaggaaactctgttgttattgtacagaaattggaacttggcctcactgcacatttaatgttgtcaatcataaaagtgaagtttggccagaaagactggacctggtcttgtagggaccatatgagcacattcagcagcacagaaggggagaagggagattcatccaataTCAGGGATCTAAAAATGACCCAAGTGATCTAT contains:
- the LOC143767949 gene encoding uncharacterized protein LOC143767949 isoform X2, translated to MDKDRDKMAERILHLTLEILFRLTGEDYTVVKKTSSECCQDPVSEGWGRPLSPITGPPAHPLIHEDINDQKILELTYKMIELLTGEVLIRCQDVAIYFSMEEWEYLEGHKDLYKDVMMEVPQSLASPDLSSKRTTPERCPRPLLPQDCKQEDPNVPQDYQGEDLTHINTTETYVRGDERCKEEIPTCDYPDDHTRRSTGQLTSSMFKSDGLEIPQDTIEVNAITQDIPSSLHSKDLSSDPLEQVLSSDSLPTAKENQSHKSTIQKRTAPKAMKTFSFSEYGNRTFLGENFLKQQNHHKTDSRFSCSKCGRCFTKKSYLLSHQRIHTGEKPFSCSECGKCFIRKEHLVTHQRTHTGEKPFSCSECGKCFLDKSVLVRHNRTHTGEKNFSCSECGKCFNQKASLVSHQKTHTGEKPFSCSECGKCFAHKSNLVKHHRSHTGEKPFSCSVCGKCFADKNVLITHHRSHTGEKPFSCSECGKCFNHKGHLITHRRSHTGDKPFSCSECGKCFNQKVCLVSHQKTHTGEKPFSCSECGKCFNQKANLVNHQKTHTGEKPFSCSECGKCFKRKTDLASHQKIHTGEKPYSCSECDKCFYRKAHLVSHQRTHTVEKPFSCSECGKCFLHKSALVRHHRSHTGKKPFSCSECGKCFNHKANFVSHQKSHIGEKPFSCS
- the LOC143767949 gene encoding uncharacterized protein LOC143767949 isoform X3 encodes the protein MDMDRDKMAERILHLTLEILFRLTGEDYTVVKKTSSECCQDPVSEGWGRPLSPITGPPAHPLIHEDINDQKILELTYKMIELLTGEVLIRCQDVAIYFSMEEWEYLEGHKDLYKDVMMEVPQSLASPDLSSKRTTPERCPRPLLPQDCKQEDPNVPQDYQGEDLTHINTTETYVRGDERCKEEIPTCDYPDDHTRRSTGQLTSSMFKSDGLEIPQDTIEVNAITQDIPSSLHSKDLSSDPLEQVLSSDSLPTAKENQSHKSTIQKRTAPKAMKTFSFSEYGNRTFLGENFLKQQNHHKTDSRFSCSKCGRCFTKKSYLLSHQRIHTGEKPFSCSECGKCFIRKEHLVTHQRTHTGEKPFSCSECGKCFLDKSVLVRHNRTHTGEKNFSCSECGKCFNQKASLVSHQKTHTGEKPFSCSECGKCFAHKSNLVKHHRSHTGEKPFSCSVCGKCFADKNVLITHHRSHTGEKPFSCSECGKCFNHKGHLITHRRSHTGDKPFSCSECGKCFNQKVCLVSHQKTHTGEKPFSCSECGKCFNQKANLVNHQKTHTGEKPFSCSECGKCFKRKTDLASHQKIHTGEKPYSCSECDKCFYRKAHLVSHQRTHTVEKPFSCSECGKCFLHKSALVRHHRSHTGKKPFSCSECGKCFNHKANFVSHQKSHIGEKPFSCS